A single window of Ovis aries strain OAR_USU_Benz2616 breed Rambouillet chromosome 24, ARS-UI_Ramb_v3.0, whole genome shotgun sequence DNA harbors:
- the EARS2 gene encoding probable glutamate--tRNA ligase, mitochondrial isoform X3 gives MLEWAGQLLPTCQNRYDDLSSLRENAQNSKTLSTTCALITGVPPDESPRRGGPAGPYLQSQRLALYAQAAEALLKSGAAYLCFCSPQRLELLKKEALRNRQTPRYDNRCRSLSQAQVAQKLATDPKPAIRFRLDGEAPAFQDLVYGWNRHEVASVEGDPVILKSDGFPTYHLASVVDDHHMGISHVLRGSEWLVSTSKHLLLYQALGWQPPHFAHLPLLLNKDGSKLSKRQGDIFLEHFAATGFLPDALLDIITNCGSGFAENQMGRTLPELIAQFDLSRVTCHSALLDLEKLPEFNRLHLRRLVGDETQRCQLVGQLQALVEEAFGNQLQDREVLDPAYVERIILLRQGHICRLQDLVSPAYSYLWTRPAVGRAQLGAISEKVDIIAKRVLGLLEGPGTNLTQDVLNGELKKLSDGLEGIKHSNVMKLLRVALSGQQQGPPVAEMMVSLGPKEVRERIQKVLCS, from the exons ATGCTTGAGTGGGCAG GTCAGTTGCTGCCTACCTGTCAGAACAGGTATGACGACTTAAGCTCCCTACGGGAAAATGCCCAAAACTCCAAGACTCTCTCGACAACGTGTGCTCTAATCACAG GCGTTCCCCCAGATGAGAGCCCCCGGCGCGGAGGGCCTGCTGGGCCCTACCTTCAGTCTCAGCGGCTTGCGCTCTACGCCCAGGCTGCTGAAGCCCTGCTGAAGAGTGGTGCTGCGTACCTGTGTTTCTGTTCACCCCAGCGGCTGGAGCTCCTGAAGAAGGAGGCCCTGAGGAACCGCCAGACGCCCCG GTATGACAATCGGTGCCGGAGCCTGAGCCAGGCACAGGTGGCCCAGAAGCTGGCCACGGACCCCAAGCCTGCCATCCGCTTCCGTCTGGATGGGGAGGCGCCAGCCTTCCAGGACTTGGTATACGGCTGGAATCGGCACGAGGTGGCCAGCGTGGAGGGGGACCCGGTCATCCTGAAGAGCGATGGCTTCCCCACGTACCACCTGGCCTCCGTGGTGGATGACCACCACATGGGCATCAGCCACGTGCTGCGGGGCTCCGAGTGGCTGGTCTCCACCTCCAAGCACCTGCTCCTCTACCAGGCTCTGGGCTGGCAGCCCCCACACTTTGCCCACCTGCCCCTGCTCCTCAACAAGGATGGCAGCAAGCTGTCCAAGAGGCAAGGGGACATCTTCTTGGAGCATTTTGCTGCCACTGGCTTCCTGCCGGACGCCTTGCTCGACATCATCACCAACTGCGGTTCAGGGTTTGCAG AGAATCAGATGGGCCGGACCTTGCCAGAGCTGATCGCACAGTTTGACCTGAGCCGGGTCACCTGCCACTCAGCCCTGCTGGACCTGGAGAAACTTCCGGAATTCAACAG GCTGCACCTCCGCCGGCTGGTAGGCGACGAGACCCAGAGATGCCAGCTGGTGGGCCAGCTGCAGGCACTCGTGGAGGAGGCGTTTGGGAACCAGCTGCAGGACAGAGAGGTGCTAGACCCAGCCTACGTGGAGAGGATCATCCTGCTGAGACAG GGTCACATTTGCCGCCTGCAAGATCTGGTCTCCCCAGCATATTCCTACCTGTGGACCCGCCCTGCGGTGGGTCGAGCGCAGCTGGGTGCCATCTCGGAGAAGGTGGACATCATTGCCAAGCGTGTGCTGGG ACTTTTAGAAGGACCTGGTACAAACTTAACTCAGGACGTGCTGAATGGAGAACTGAAGAAGCTGTCAGACGGTCTGGAAGGCATCAAACACAGTAACGTGATGAAGCTCCTCCGAGTGGCCCTCAGTGGGCAGCAG CAAGGACCTCCGGTAGCTGAGATGATGGTGTCTTTGGGACCAAAGGAAGTGCGGGAACGAATACAGAAGGtgctctgcagctag
- the UBFD1 gene encoding ubiquitin domain-containing protein UBFD1: MAAAGAPDGMEEPGMDTEAETVATEAPARSLNCVEAEAAAGAAAEDSCAARGSLQPAPAQPPGDPVAQASVSNGEDAGGGAGRELVDLKIIWNKTKHDVKFPLDSTGSELKQKIHSITGLPPAMQKVMYKGLVPEDKTLREIKVTSGAKIMVVGSTINDVLAVNTPKDAAQQDAKAEENKKEPLCRQKQHRKVLDKGKPEDVMPSVKGAQERLPAVPLSGMYNKSGGKVRLTFKLEQDQLWIGTKERTEKLPMGSIKNVVSEPIEGHEDYHMMAFQLGPTEASYYWVYWVPTQYVDAIKDTVLGKWQYF; this comes from the exons ATGGCGGCGGCCGGAGCCCCGGATG gcatggaggagcctggcatggacACGGAGGCCGAGACCGTGGCGACCGAGGCGCCCGCGCGGTCCCTCAACTGCGTGGAGGCCGAAgccgcggcgggggcggcggccgagGACTCCTGCGCAGCGCGAGGCAGCCTTCAGCCGGCCCCGGCCCAGCCCCCTGGGGACCCCGTGGCCCAGGCCTCGGTCAGCAACGGCGAGGACGCGGGCGGCGGCGCGGGAAGGGAGCTGGTGGACCTGAAGATCATCTGGAACAAGACTAAGCACGACGTCAAGTTTCCCCTGGACAGCACGGGCTCCGAGCTGAAACAGAAGATTCACTCGATTACAG GTCTCCCGCCTGCCATGCAGAAAGTCATGTATAAGGGACTTGTCCCTGAGGATAAGACATTGAGAGAAATAAAAGTGACCAGCGGGGCCAAGATCATGGTGGTTGGCTCCACGATAAATGATGTTTTAGCAGTAAACACACCCAAAGATGCTGCCCAGCAGGACGCAAAGGCCGAAGAGAACAAGAAGGAGCCCCTCTGCAGGCAGAAA CAACACAGAAAAGTGTTGGATAAAGGAAAACCTGAAGACGTGATGCCGTCTGTTAAGGGTGCTCAG GAGCGCCTGCCAGCTGTACCATTATCTGGCATGTACAACAAGTCTGGAGGAAAAGTGAGGCTTACCTTTAAGCTAGAACAAGACCAGCTGTGGATCGGCACTAAAG AGCGGACTGAGAAACTGCCCATGGGTTCCATTAAAAACGTGGTCAGCGAGCCCATCGAAGGGCACGAGGACTATCACATGATG GCGTTTCAGTTGGGCCCCACGGAAGCCTCTTACTACTGGGTGTACTGGGTTCCAACTCAATATGTGGATGCAATCAAAGACACTGTGCTGGGGAAATGGCAGTATTTTTGA
- the EARS2 gene encoding probable glutamate--tRNA ligase, mitochondrial isoform X1 has translation MPPHMAVFLKRLLHPGRSPAALGRLMGRREASLGTDPGAAVRVRFAPSPTGFLHLGGLRTALYNYIFAKKHQGSFILRLEDTDQTRLVPGAAENIEDMLEWAGQLLPTCQNRYDDLSSLRENAQNSKTLSTTCALITGVPPDESPRRGGPAGPYLQSQRLALYAQAAEALLKSGAAYLCFCSPQRLELLKKEALRNRQTPRYDNRCRSLSQAQVAQKLATDPKPAIRFRLDGEAPAFQDLVYGWNRHEVASVEGDPVILKSDGFPTYHLASVVDDHHMGISHVLRGSEWLVSTSKHLLLYQALGWQPPHFAHLPLLLNKDGSKLSKRQGDIFLEHFAATGFLPDALLDIITNCGSGFAENQMGRTLPELIAQFDLSRVTCHSALLDLEKLPEFNRLHLRRLVGDETQRCQLVGQLQALVEEAFGNQLQDREVLDPAYVERIILLRQGHICRLQDLVSPAYSYLWTRPAVGRAQLGAISEKVDIIAKRVLGLLEGPGTNLTQDVLNGELKKLSDGLEGIKHSNVMKLLRVALSGQQQGPPVAEMMVSLGPKEVRERIQKVLCS, from the exons ATGCCGCCCCACATGGCGGTGTTTCTGAAGAGGTTGCTGCATCCCGGGAGGTCCCCGGCTGCCTTGGGCCGCCTGATGGGGCGGCGCGAAGCCAGCCTGGGTACTGATCCCGGGGCTGCGGTGCGAGTCCGGTTCGCCCCCAGCCCCACAG GCTTCTTGCACCTGGGTGGCCTCCGCACTGCTTTGTACAACTACATCTTTGCCAAGAAGCACCAAGGGAGCTTCATCCTGAGGCTGGAGGACACAGATCAGACCCGTCTTGTGCCTGGGGCAGCGGAGAATATTGAGGACATGCTTGAGTGGGCAG GTCAGTTGCTGCCTACCTGTCAGAACAGGTATGACGACTTAAGCTCCCTACGGGAAAATGCCCAAAACTCCAAGACTCTCTCGACAACGTGTGCTCTAATCACAG GCGTTCCCCCAGATGAGAGCCCCCGGCGCGGAGGGCCTGCTGGGCCCTACCTTCAGTCTCAGCGGCTTGCGCTCTACGCCCAGGCTGCTGAAGCCCTGCTGAAGAGTGGTGCTGCGTACCTGTGTTTCTGTTCACCCCAGCGGCTGGAGCTCCTGAAGAAGGAGGCCCTGAGGAACCGCCAGACGCCCCG GTATGACAATCGGTGCCGGAGCCTGAGCCAGGCACAGGTGGCCCAGAAGCTGGCCACGGACCCCAAGCCTGCCATCCGCTTCCGTCTGGATGGGGAGGCGCCAGCCTTCCAGGACTTGGTATACGGCTGGAATCGGCACGAGGTGGCCAGCGTGGAGGGGGACCCGGTCATCCTGAAGAGCGATGGCTTCCCCACGTACCACCTGGCCTCCGTGGTGGATGACCACCACATGGGCATCAGCCACGTGCTGCGGGGCTCCGAGTGGCTGGTCTCCACCTCCAAGCACCTGCTCCTCTACCAGGCTCTGGGCTGGCAGCCCCCACACTTTGCCCACCTGCCCCTGCTCCTCAACAAGGATGGCAGCAAGCTGTCCAAGAGGCAAGGGGACATCTTCTTGGAGCATTTTGCTGCCACTGGCTTCCTGCCGGACGCCTTGCTCGACATCATCACCAACTGCGGTTCAGGGTTTGCAG AGAATCAGATGGGCCGGACCTTGCCAGAGCTGATCGCACAGTTTGACCTGAGCCGGGTCACCTGCCACTCAGCCCTGCTGGACCTGGAGAAACTTCCGGAATTCAACAG GCTGCACCTCCGCCGGCTGGTAGGCGACGAGACCCAGAGATGCCAGCTGGTGGGCCAGCTGCAGGCACTCGTGGAGGAGGCGTTTGGGAACCAGCTGCAGGACAGAGAGGTGCTAGACCCAGCCTACGTGGAGAGGATCATCCTGCTGAGACAG GGTCACATTTGCCGCCTGCAAGATCTGGTCTCCCCAGCATATTCCTACCTGTGGACCCGCCCTGCGGTGGGTCGAGCGCAGCTGGGTGCCATCTCGGAGAAGGTGGACATCATTGCCAAGCGTGTGCTGGG ACTTTTAGAAGGACCTGGTACAAACTTAACTCAGGACGTGCTGAATGGAGAACTGAAGAAGCTGTCAGACGGTCTGGAAGGCATCAAACACAGTAACGTGATGAAGCTCCTCCGAGTGGCCCTCAGTGGGCAGCAG CAAGGACCTCCGGTAGCTGAGATGATGGTGTCTTTGGGACCAAAGGAAGTGCGGGAACGAATACAGAAGGtgctctgcagctag
- the EARS2 gene encoding probable glutamate--tRNA ligase, mitochondrial isoform X2, whose product MPPHMAVFLKRLLHPGRSPAALGRLMGRREASLGTDPGAAVRVRFAPSPTGFLHLGGLRTALYNYIFAKKHQGSFILRLEDTDQTRLVPGAAENIEDMLEWAGVPPDESPRRGGPAGPYLQSQRLALYAQAAEALLKSGAAYLCFCSPQRLELLKKEALRNRQTPRYDNRCRSLSQAQVAQKLATDPKPAIRFRLDGEAPAFQDLVYGWNRHEVASVEGDPVILKSDGFPTYHLASVVDDHHMGISHVLRGSEWLVSTSKHLLLYQALGWQPPHFAHLPLLLNKDGSKLSKRQGDIFLEHFAATGFLPDALLDIITNCGSGFAENQMGRTLPELIAQFDLSRVTCHSALLDLEKLPEFNRLHLRRLVGDETQRCQLVGQLQALVEEAFGNQLQDREVLDPAYVERIILLRQGHICRLQDLVSPAYSYLWTRPAVGRAQLGAISEKVDIIAKRVLGLLEGPGTNLTQDVLNGELKKLSDGLEGIKHSNVMKLLRVALSGQQQGPPVAEMMVSLGPKEVRERIQKVLCS is encoded by the exons ATGCCGCCCCACATGGCGGTGTTTCTGAAGAGGTTGCTGCATCCCGGGAGGTCCCCGGCTGCCTTGGGCCGCCTGATGGGGCGGCGCGAAGCCAGCCTGGGTACTGATCCCGGGGCTGCGGTGCGAGTCCGGTTCGCCCCCAGCCCCACAG GCTTCTTGCACCTGGGTGGCCTCCGCACTGCTTTGTACAACTACATCTTTGCCAAGAAGCACCAAGGGAGCTTCATCCTGAGGCTGGAGGACACAGATCAGACCCGTCTTGTGCCTGGGGCAGCGGAGAATATTGAGGACATGCTTGAGTGGGCAG GCGTTCCCCCAGATGAGAGCCCCCGGCGCGGAGGGCCTGCTGGGCCCTACCTTCAGTCTCAGCGGCTTGCGCTCTACGCCCAGGCTGCTGAAGCCCTGCTGAAGAGTGGTGCTGCGTACCTGTGTTTCTGTTCACCCCAGCGGCTGGAGCTCCTGAAGAAGGAGGCCCTGAGGAACCGCCAGACGCCCCG GTATGACAATCGGTGCCGGAGCCTGAGCCAGGCACAGGTGGCCCAGAAGCTGGCCACGGACCCCAAGCCTGCCATCCGCTTCCGTCTGGATGGGGAGGCGCCAGCCTTCCAGGACTTGGTATACGGCTGGAATCGGCACGAGGTGGCCAGCGTGGAGGGGGACCCGGTCATCCTGAAGAGCGATGGCTTCCCCACGTACCACCTGGCCTCCGTGGTGGATGACCACCACATGGGCATCAGCCACGTGCTGCGGGGCTCCGAGTGGCTGGTCTCCACCTCCAAGCACCTGCTCCTCTACCAGGCTCTGGGCTGGCAGCCCCCACACTTTGCCCACCTGCCCCTGCTCCTCAACAAGGATGGCAGCAAGCTGTCCAAGAGGCAAGGGGACATCTTCTTGGAGCATTTTGCTGCCACTGGCTTCCTGCCGGACGCCTTGCTCGACATCATCACCAACTGCGGTTCAGGGTTTGCAG AGAATCAGATGGGCCGGACCTTGCCAGAGCTGATCGCACAGTTTGACCTGAGCCGGGTCACCTGCCACTCAGCCCTGCTGGACCTGGAGAAACTTCCGGAATTCAACAG GCTGCACCTCCGCCGGCTGGTAGGCGACGAGACCCAGAGATGCCAGCTGGTGGGCCAGCTGCAGGCACTCGTGGAGGAGGCGTTTGGGAACCAGCTGCAGGACAGAGAGGTGCTAGACCCAGCCTACGTGGAGAGGATCATCCTGCTGAGACAG GGTCACATTTGCCGCCTGCAAGATCTGGTCTCCCCAGCATATTCCTACCTGTGGACCCGCCCTGCGGTGGGTCGAGCGCAGCTGGGTGCCATCTCGGAGAAGGTGGACATCATTGCCAAGCGTGTGCTGGG ACTTTTAGAAGGACCTGGTACAAACTTAACTCAGGACGTGCTGAATGGAGAACTGAAGAAGCTGTCAGACGGTCTGGAAGGCATCAAACACAGTAACGTGATGAAGCTCCTCCGAGTGGCCCTCAGTGGGCAGCAG CAAGGACCTCCGGTAGCTGAGATGATGGTGTCTTTGGGACCAAAGGAAGTGCGGGAACGAATACAGAAGGtgctctgcagctag